A stretch of DNA from Triticum dicoccoides isolate Atlit2015 ecotype Zavitan chromosome 2A, WEW_v2.0, whole genome shotgun sequence:
GGAAGAAGTGTGCCAGGTGGCCGAGGCCGCCCTCACGCGACAGCATCGAGGACGCCGTCCACCACGAGGGCAGGTTCTACTCGATCACTTACTCCGGCGAGTTGGAGGCGTGGGAGCAGGACGCCGATGGTACCGGCGTGTTCACCAGTGTGGTGGTAGCGCCAGGGCAGCCCTGGTGCGACCACAAAAAGTACCTGGTGACGGCGCCGGGCGGTCGGCTGATGGTCGTGCTCAAGCAGTCTGATAAGATCACGCATCCGTTGACATTCAAGGTGCAGGTCCTTGACGCGGGTGCCAAGCAATGGAAGGAGGTGGATGACATCGGCGACGCTGCGCTGTTCGTCGGGTGAACGGTTCGCTGTGCGTGTCGACGAGGGAGCACCCTGAGCTTAGGGCCGGCTGCGTATACTACACTGCCGACGATCTTTCGCCGCACTACCCCGAGAACCAGCGTGGCGCCGGGGTGTTCAGCCTCAAGGACTGCATGGAGGAGAAGGTCGAGGGCCTTGGGCCGCACCGGAACAAGCCGCCGCCTGCGTGGTTCACGCTTTGCATCCCATGATAGATATGGTGTATGATTTCATAGCTTGGGTGTGTTAAGTACTAGTAGTAACATGATTCTAAATTAAGGAACGGTTCGGTTTGATGTTCAGTAAAAGGCTTGGGAACACAGGAAACAGTTtgtttttcagcttcttcttttcgCCCTTCAGATCACGGCACCAAACAAAGGTGGCTCCTTTAGGTTTTCTGAGGGAACAGTCTAATTAGTGTTGTAGGATTCAGACTTAATTTTATGCTATGATGATTGGAACCAAtattaattagtactccctccgttccgaattacttgtcttggatttgtctagatacggatttcTGGATTAACTAACAGGTTTAATTCAGAACTAAAGACAGGAGAAGAGTAATTCTAATGATTTAATCCAAACTGCAATCAACCAACCAAGCTTGTGTGGTTGGCTGACTAGAGAAGACTGTTTAGAACTAAACTGCAACCAACCCCCTGCCATATTGAGAATTCCACGGCCATATTGAGAATATGGATCTCAGTATGCAGGTTCTGGACGTCGAATTCCACGGCCATATTGAGAATTTATCTGCAGCAGGTCCGGACTGCAAAGCTGTAGTCAGCATGTTGAAGTGACTTTCACGTTCTTCTCCCTCTCCCAAGGCAACGCTGCCGCCGTGTGTGCCCGGGGGCCCAACCACGTCGTCCTGGGCTCCACCTCCTCTGGCAGCTGGTTAGTTACTGCCGCCGATGCCCGACGAGGCCCGGCTGCACATCGTCAACCGGGTGACCAGTGAGCAGCGCACGCTCCCTGGCATCGACACCATCCCCTGCCTAGGTTCTGCGGATGATATTGCTGCTGATGCTTGGGTGACATTTTTTTGAAGACAGTGGGGTTTCAGAAGTATGAAAACAATTTAGTTTGCAGCactgttttaaatagcccgctatagctccgctatagcatgcTATAGCGTTTAGAAAAAGTCTTACGCTAAAagactttggtccaaacaaatgaacaaacattcTAAATAGCgcactatagctccgctatagcacgctatagcatttggaagaggtccgccgctaagatgcttagcgcgctatttagaACTATGGTTTGCAGGGTTCAGACTTGGTATTAATTGggtgtttgttttgtcttgtgattgtTTCAAACTGCAACCAAGGCAAATCGGTACATTACAGTACCAGGCAAATCGGTAGCATTCGGTTTGCATTGTTAAGAAAGCATTTGATGCCTTTGATTATTGAACAGAATCAAGCTGTCGATTTTGCCCATTTCGGTTGCTGCTGGAGCAGCATCATCTGCCTTTCCTCACCAGCAGAGCACTCACAGTGCATCTGTAAGACATACCGTACCTGTTGTGCATCTTTACTCTGGATTTATTGATTGATTATTTCAAAAGGAATTGCAGTGTGCAGCAGAGCAAGCTAAGGTAGGGTACCTTATTTAACTCACTAATACTACAGTTTATGCATGCGCTGCCAGAGCTTGGAATGGGTTGAGAACCTGAAGCCTGCTTACTGCAAATTTTTCCAAGACAGTTTTTGTGGGTTCACAAGTGAGAAAAACAATTTGGCTTGCAGCAGGGTTCAGACTGCTCTTTTGTGTTTGTTTGTTTTACCTTGCGATTGTCACAAGAGTTGATTGATTCCCTTGTCTAGAGTTTCTATTAGACAAATTGATTCCCTTGTAAGCAACAATTTGACCCCCTCGATCATTCAAAGGAATCAAGCTTCGTGTTTTTCCCATTTCTGTTGCTATTGTATTGGAGTAGAGTAGCATCCTCTGCCTCTTTTACCAGCAGAGGACTGTTTGGTTTGCAACTATTTAAATGTTCTGCATCTCAAGCCGCAACATGGGAACGGTATATCACTTGCATGGTCGCCACGGCGAAGAATTGCTATGGCGGCTGGAGGCTATGGAAAGCTGCACATGTTCTTCAGGATAGAACAAAACGATTATTTCACGACGATGATGAGTAGCCATTTTTGTACTGGCAGCTGGAGGCTATGGAAAGCTGATCATGTTCTTAAGGAATTGTGAGTTTCTGTCGAGAGGGAGAAGTTGGGAGCTCAATGGGAGCATGGGAAATAACTGGTTTGCATTGCAAGGTTAACACTTAATTTTTCTTTTATCTAGATCTTATCGTGCTATATATTATTCTCGTTATTGTTTTCATCGCACGTACGCAATATATTCGTGACATTGAAGATATCGTTATTCGGCTCGCTCCGCACCGCATTCGAGTCACTTTCACGACCTTGTCTGACTTGGAATACATATAACCATATATGTATAAGATACGCAACATGGAGCAGCTCTCCTCGGTGTTGCCGCAGGCGGACGAAGAAAGCTGTGTGAGGCCGGCCGTGACAAATTAAAGCATGGTTGCTACTTCCGCTCACAAGCTGTATGTATGTGAGGGTTGACACCTTCCAAGAGATTGTCATTGGATTCCTCTCCCACACATTTCACAGCGAGCCTCTCGTCGACGGCAATCAACGCCAATCCAGGTGAGCTTCAACCTTGTTTTCTTCTAAGTACCGCTTCATTTCTTCTTCTGATATCTTTTCTTCTGTGTGTTGTTAAAAATAGAATCAAGCAATCCATTTTGGTTTCGAGCAACCCATTTTTCAAAGAAGAAAAATCGAGGGAAATTTCAGCAACCTGATGAAGAGAGCACTAGCAAGCAGAAGATAATTTGCTATTATTTCAATATTTGAGGTATTTTCATGTACTGCTTCTAGAGTCTTCTGGCATATTCACAAAATGAGTGATATCTCTCTCTTTCTGTTGTGCACTGTCCTGCCCAGGCTCtattatttcaatgtttcgaatagCGGGCTATGCTAAATAGCGGCGGCCTTCAAATCAGCTATAGCAGGCTATTTGTACATGAGACCATTTAGCGGCGCTGAAAAGGCTATAGCGGACTATAGCAGGGCTATAGCTGGCTAAAACTATGGAATAATCTCATTTTAACTTATACGTATATGTTTGTGTATATTTCACTTAGGTGATTTCTAGTGGAAGTACAATATCTTTCTTAACGTTACCAATTGCAAAGACGCACTGGAACTATAAAAGTTTGTTTTCACTTCATGACATTTCTCTAACGTATCCACGGAAACTAACTTCATGGGAATTTTCAGTGGAAACATATGTGGAGAAAATAACTAAAACGGTAGTCGGCTTGTTGCATACAAATAGTCTGCTTGTTATATACCCTGACAACAAAAACTACTACCAAGATGTTAATTGTGTCCACTGATTGCTTGCAGGACCTGCCAAACACAATGAGCCTATCTGCCATTGGGATCGTTGGTGCCATCAATGAATGTGTCACTTTGTTTCAGTGGGCCAAATCTGCCATCTCATCTCTGCACTCCCGATGGAGTGGCTCACAGAAACAACGTCTTCAGGATCATGTCTTGCAACTAGAGAGTGGCCTACAACGAATGAGGGATACTCTTCCTGCAATGTACGACCTCATTAACAAAGCAGAGTGGAGAAGCCATGAACAATGTGTGGCCAAGCTCCTTCCGTGTCTTAAGGATGCTGTGTATGAGGCCGAAGACCTTCTTGATGAGTTCACATGGTATGAGAAGAAGGTGCAAGTGGAGGGAAATGCAAGCCAATCTCCTTTCACTGACTTCTTTCATACCGTCATCGAAGGCAGCTTCGACAAAGTTAATGATGTCCAATCGAGGTTGGACCATCTTTCAAGTATGCTGCATAATTTGGGGCTTCATGGAATTGCACAACGCTTTGACAAATTAGTCAGGCCAGAGACCACGTCTTTACCAAATGAAACAAAAATATTTGGTCGTGCCAAGGAGCTGAAGCAGGTATTCGGATTACTTGGTGTACCTACAGGCCCAAAACGTAAGAGAGCAACTAGTTCAATCGATGCATCAACATGCACATCCACAAAATCAAGAATATCGAGCCTTCCTGTTTTGGTGATAGCTGGAATTGGTGGTGTTGGAAAGACCACTTTGGCACAACATGTCTGCAGCCATCCACGAGTGAGGTCCCACTTTGATTTGATAATTTGGATTTGTGTCTCGGATGACTTTGATGTGAAGAGACTAACTAAAGAGGCCATACAATCATGCACTAAAAAGGAGGGGGCAAATGATAATTTGAATTCTCTTCAACGTGCTCTCTCTAACCATGTGAACAATAAAAGGCTATTGATAGTCCTTGATGACATGTGGGATGACTCCTTGAAGGAAAATGGACAGTGTTGGACGAAGTTTTGTGCACCTTTTAGAAGTGTCCAGGAGGGAAGTATGATGTTGGTCACCACGAGATGTCCAAATGTTACCGAGGGGGTGCGCACAATGGAGCATGTTATAGTTGAAGGTCTAAAGGATGGCGTATTTTGGAATTTCTTCAAGTTATGCGCTTTTGGATCTGAGAGTTCCGACAATGATCCCGAGCTAGAGTGTATTGGCCAAAGAATACTTCCAAAATTGAAGGGTTCTCCTTTGGCAGCCAAAACTCTAGGACGCATGTTGAGCATGGACCTTCAAGCATCTCATTGGAATTCTATAGTTGAGAGTGAACTATGGGAGCTGAAACAAAAGGAAACCGATATTTTGCCTGCCCTTCGGTTGAGCTACATGTATTTACCATTCTATTTGAAACAATGCTTTGCATTCTGTGCTGTTTATCCCAAAGATTACAAATTTGAGAAGGCATGCTTAGCTGAAATTTGGGTAGCAGAAGGCTTTGCGGAGCCTCAAGGTGGTGTTCCCATTCAAGATATTTGCTATCAGTATTTTGATGACCTTGTGGCGCGGTCCTTCTTCCAAAAGGTTAATGGTCGATATGTTATCCATGACTTGCTGCATGACATGGCACAAAAAGTTGCAGAGCACGACTGCTTCATCTTACGCAATAAGAGTGACTTTGATAAAGTTCCCCAGAATGTTCGCCATCTATACATACTCCCTAGCAGTGAATTTGATGATTCCAACTTGTTGAGACTATGCAAGTACACGAAGCTGCGCACCCTAATTTGCAAGATTAATTTGGGGAAAAGAACATGCTTTGTAATGGACCACTGGTGTACTAAACTTACACGTATGCGTGTGATGTCTTGTGCCTTCACAAATGAATTACCAGATAGTATTGGTAATTGGAAGCATCTTCGGTACCTTGAAATCTCCAGAACTTGTACTTTGAAGAGGATTCCTTCAACTTTCTGTTGGCTATATAATATGCAGATTTTATATGCCAAGAAATGCAACCTACAAAGCTTACCCGCTGACTTTGATAAGTTGACCAGTTTACAGAAATTTGAGTTAAACGGACTAAGTATTAATTCAGCCTATCAAGAGGGACGAGGAATTAGGTCAATAAAGAATCTGAATCAAATTCGTGAATACTTGTTGATAGATAATGTTGGCATCCTAAGTAAGGATCATGCAGCAGAAGCTGAACTGAAGAATAAGAAATGTCTTGATAGGTTGGTATTGATTATGCGAGTTGCTTTACGCCCTGCTGAGTTTTGTATGCACAACAGTGATATAGAAGTGCTTGAAGGTCTGCAGCCTCCTATCAGCCTCAAGCGTCTCTTTGTCCAGAATTATGTCGGTGTCTCGCTCCCAAGCTGGTTTCAACCACAAAACTTGCCAAGCTTAACATCACTTCATTTTGTAGGTTTTGTTGGGATGAAGAGCATATCATTTCCGATGATCTCACAGAACATAAACCTAAATGAAATACATGCAATTGGTACTTTCTTGTCCCTGACAGACCTAAGCATTGCTAGTTGCGAAAATTTATCAAGCCTAGAAGATTTTCTGCATCCAGATTATGTACCAGCTATCAAGGAAATAAGAACTTACGGTTGCAAGATGTTAGAATCAATACCAACTGAAGTGTTTGGGAATTTTCATTTCCTTGAAGAACTGTTTATAGCCAATTGTCCAAACATCCGCCTCCAAAGTTTGGTTTCGCGGTCCCTCAAAAAGCTATTTTTGCATGATTCCAGTCTGTTTTGCAATATCGATTGCTGCTCCCTCACCTCTTTTGATTTTCGATCTGAGTCTGTCATATCCATCCAAGTACAAACGTGGAGTCTTCCAGCTCTACGGAGGTTGAAAATTCGCTGCAATTCCATATCTACGGGCACTGGTCGTATTAGA
This window harbors:
- the LOC119358513 gene encoding putative disease resistance protein RGA4 — its product is MSLSAIGIVGAINECVTLFQWAKSAISSLHSRWSGSQKQRLQDHVLQLESGLQRMRDTLPAMYDLINKAEWRSHEQCVAKLLPCLKDAVYEAEDLLDEFTWYEKKVQVEGNASQSPFTDFFHTVIEGSFDKVNDVQSRLDHLSSMLHNLGLHGIAQRFDKLVRPETTSLPNETKIFGRAKELKQVFGLLGVPTGPKRKRATSSIDASTCTSTKSRISSLPVLVIAGIGGVGKTTLAQHVCSHPRVRSHFDLIIWICVSDDFDVKRLTKEAIQSCTKKEGANDNLNSLQRALSNHVNNKRLLIVLDDMWDDSLKENGQCWTKFCAPFRSVQEGSMMLVTTRCPNVTEGVRTMEHVIVEGLKDGVFWNFFKLCAFGSESSDNDPELECIGQRILPKLKGSPLAAKTLGRMLSMDLQASHWNSIVESELWELKQKETDILPALRLSYMYLPFYLKQCFAFCAVYPKDYKFEKACLAEIWVAEGFAEPQGGVPIQDICYQYFDDLVARSFFQKVNGRYVIHDLLHDMAQKVAEHDCFILRNKSDFDKVPQNVRHLLYNMQILYAKKCNLQSLPADFDKLTSLQKFELNGLSINSAYQEGRGIRSIKNLNQIREYLLIDNVGILSKDHAAEAELKNKKCLDRLVLIMRVALRPAEFCMHNSDIEVLEGLQPPISLKRLFVQNYVGVSLPSCISFPMISQNINLNEIHAIGTFLSLTDLSIASCENLSSLEDFLHPDYVPAIKEIRTYGCKMLESIPTEVFGNFHFLEELFIANCPNIRLQSLVSRSLKKLFLHDSSLFCNIDCCSLTSFDFRSESVISIQVQTWSLPALRRLKIRCNSISTGTGRIRPFSSLAALDVELYGKLSTLDDLLTQEYLPAIEEIDVKGCPGLLSLPAERFVGFPHLKHLVVINCPSLNWQRGLVLPSYLQRLSLRSYGDISPYVPSCLQNLTSLISLSIGGCQGITSIPGDIWSGNLASLEELRIWECPNLVSFGGAEAVAYIKKVQIYKCPKLKEADQIGHSEDGDEKCHPMLPHHTCVTWKFYSRRPCDGEVLKSPNKASVLCSIISKEGIPIRSRNRHSGGHWSSSSFALQHASTPQEILRVLLLRKSKTIMWIRDLQTKKVMKFAQILDSKIRTESQNQTISRRNRGADKDDIINIDQNGWLVIADDRARLCLVNPVTGEWRALPAIDNIPCLDAHCGRRYFTFYMMWFLRGPLPLPQGCPLRLRRRHHANHRAGLRCCGRRPRGATRSRRSPQQDVPHCRYMHAEDHPKTRLTQQSTSATAEAGTWRLRHWCNAIEDAVHHEGRFYSITCSGQVEAWEEHDADAPGLFASAVIAPRLLLPADSDHRKYVMAALGGQLMVVLKETTGGRTSPSFKVQVLDSGGEEWKVTDDIVEAALFVLGNSSLCVSTRKHPELRASCVYYTEDDQDARDRYYNCIEMFSLKDGSREKVEGLWRSCSWLPPTWFTPFIP